The Belonocnema kinseyi isolate 2016_QV_RU_SX_M_011 chromosome 10, B_treatae_v1, whole genome shotgun sequence genome has a window encoding:
- the LOC117182187 gene encoding uncharacterized protein LOC117182187, protein MVTNIEPSVIVINNKSYGSATSSDSDFRDAESSLNKSQPGVKIYTQKRSFRSISRRMSKQSLHKSSYRNDKIYPQANIEASSTSKDIVPSVIVMNDNLDESAIILDSNFHHTKLSIYKSKSGYRVFHLNSRIQSCYNQEEMKITEISESPDNYRRRLR, encoded by the exons ATGGTGACTAATATTG AACCATCCGTGATagtgataaataataaatcatatggAAGTGCAACATCATCTGACTCTGATTTTCGTGATGCAGAAAGCAGTTTGAATAAATCTCAACCTGGTGTTAAAATATATACACAGAAACGTAGCTTTCGAAGTATCAGTAGAAGAATGTCTAAGCAAAGCTTACATAAAAGCAGTTATAGAAATGACAAGATTTATCCACAAGCGAATATAGAAGCTTCTTCTACTTCGAAAGATATTG TACCATCAGTAATAGTGATGAACGATAATTTGGATGAGAGTGCAATAATATTAGACTCTAATTTTCACCATACAAAATTGAGCATATATAAATCCAAAAGTGGTTACAGAGTATTTCACCTTAACTCAAGAATTCAATCATGTTACAATCAAGAAGAAATGAAAATCACTGAAATAAGCGAAAGTCCAGACAATTATAGGAGACGGTTGAGATGA